One segment of Hippopotamus amphibius kiboko isolate mHipAmp2 chromosome 2, mHipAmp2.hap2, whole genome shotgun sequence DNA contains the following:
- the LOC130846476 gene encoding ATP synthase subunit g, mitochondrial-like — protein MAQFVRNLAEKALALVNAAVTYSKPLLATFWHYDKVELIPPALAEIPTAIQSLKKIINSAQTGSFKQLTVKEALLNGLVATEVWMWFYVGKIIGKHGIIGYDV, from the coding sequence ATGGCCCAGTTTGTCCGTAACCTCGCGGAGAAGGCCCTGGCGCTGGTCAACGCTGCTGTGACTTACTCGAAGCCCCTATTGGCGACATTTTGGCACTATGACAAGGTTGAGCTGATTCCTCCAGCCCTTGCTGAGATTCCTACAGCTATTCagagcttgaaaaaaattatcaatagtGCTCAAACCGGCAGCTTCAAACAGCTTACAGTTAAGGAAGCTCTTCTGAATGGTTTGGTGGCCACTGAGGTGTGGATGTGGTTTTATGTTGGCAAGATTATAGGCAAGCATGGCATCATTGGCTATGATGTTTGA